A window of Clostridium taeniosporum genomic DNA:
GGGAAAGTATCTTTTATATAGTTTTTTTATGTTGATATTTGGAATAATAGCTGTTGATTTAGTGAAGAAAGATATAGGTTATTTATATAATGGCTTTATTATAATTGGTTGTTTACCTATTATTTTAATAATAACATTAGCTGTTAAATACATTTTGCAATTATTTTTAAAACAAGATATTAACATTATAAATTTTTCAACATTTGATCTAATAAATGATATAAATATAATGTGTTTAGATAAAATTGGTGGTATAACTCAAGAAAAGATGATAGTAAAAAAGATATTCACTAGTAATGAAATATTTTTTGCAGAAGATATTAAATACACAAAAGACATAAATACTACTAGAATATTAGATATATCATTATTATGCAATAATGGAATATATAATGATGAAGAAGAAAATAAAGGTGAATTAGAAGAAATAGCATATTTAGAATATGCTGCCAAAAAGAAAGTTTATAAATCAGATTTAGATAAACAAAATTTTAGAATTATTGAAATCCCTATGGACTTTGACAAGAGAATGATAACCGTTGTAAATAAGATAAAAAGATGGTATAGGGCTAATTCCCGTGGAAACTTAGATTCAATATTAGATAGATGTACTCATATTATGATAGATGGAGTAGAAAAAGAATTTACTGCTGAAGAAAAAGCCAAAGTAAAAAATATTGATATAAAGTTTTCAGCGCAAGGTTTAATAACTCAGGCCTTTGCTTATAGGAACTTTAGTTATCAGCCATCAACTGATGAAAATATAGAGAGTAACATGGTTTTTGTAGGGATTATAGCGTTAGAGAATCCACTTAAAGATGATATTGAAGATAGGGTTAATAAAATAAAAAATAGTGGTATAATACCAATTTTATTTACAGAAGAGAATAAAATCAGTGCGATTACAACAGCTAAAAAAGCAAGATTTATATACAAAAATGAGCAAGTTGTATCAGGAATAGAATTAGATACTTTAAATTCCCAAGAGTTAAAAGATTTATTACATAAAGTAAGAGTGTTTTCAAGAATTAATCCAGAAATAAAATCACAAATAATAGCATTATTTAATAAGGATGGATATAAGATATCAGCAACCGGTGAAACTTTAGGTGATTTACCAAGTTTAAATTTATCAAATGTTGGTATTGCAAAAGGTCAACCATCGTTATTAGTTAAGAAAATATCAGATGTTTATATAAAAGAAAATTATTTAGATGGATTTTTTAAGATAAAGGATTATGCTACTAAATTAAGTCATAATATTAATAGGGCATTTAAAGGGATATATACTTTGGTTTTAACTCAAATAATCACATTATTTTTATCTTTAATGAGTGAAATAAATCAACCATTAGATATTTCTAATATTTTATATACTAATATAATATTAAGTATACCAATATCATTAATTTTACTATTGAAGAATGGAAAAAATATAAGTGGAAAAGAAGTTGTGTTAAGATCAATATTATTAAGTTCAATAATATTCATATCAACCTATATATTAAAAGATAGCAGTAGATATTTTATTTCTTTTTTAACAATATCTTTAGGTGGAATTATATTTGCTTCATTCAATAGCGGAATAAGTTTGAGAGTTTCATCAATAGAAAGAAAATTAATGGTTATTTCTATAATTTTATCTATAATGTTTTTAGGATTAATTTTTATGCTAAAGCAGATAATTATAACAAATAATTTAATGATTATTTCAGCTATAATAATAGTATCTTTAATTATTTTTGAAATTTTATTTAAAAAATGGCAAAACTCATTAATGAGGTGAGCTATTTGACTTTAAAAAAGATAGAAGAAGTAGTAAATCCAATAGTTTATATTTTTATAACTTTAATTTTAAGTTCTATTTTTTATGGATTATTTGATAGTTTTAAGAAGCTTACAATTTTTATTGTTTGCTTCTTTTTTATATGCATTTTATATTATTGTGGAATCAAATTTACTTTTATAATTAGT
This region includes:
- a CDS encoding cation-transporting P-type ATPase — its product is MDKYCNNTWIQVVEMLESNAQRGLSSSECEARKNKYGTNKIGLPNGNRLSKNILGVFKQIHILIYFIITILLFIINFNNFKFVVLGFLIINIVALMYYNIRKDKEIGFLEKLNFATATVIRDGVQQIIKVEDILIGDIVVFKKDSLIPADIRIIKANNIKVDEKNITGEGFLKEKFESKISGGINSLSEMNNILFKGSVIKEGSGEGIVISIGNSTQLGRLLAMLTYASNRKNTLLNKVQKQWGKYLLYSFFMLIFGIIAVDLVKKDIGYLYNGFIIIGCLPIILIITLAVKYILQLFLKQDINIINFSTFDLINDINIMCLDKIGGITQEKMIVKKIFTSNEIFFAEDIKYTKDINTTRILDISLLCNNGIYNDEEENKGELEEIAYLEYAAKKKVYKSDLDKQNFRIIEIPMDFDKRMITVVNKIKRWYRANSRGNLDSILDRCTHIMIDGVEKEFTAEEKAKVKNIDIKFSAQGLITQAFAYRNFSYQPSTDENIESNMVFVGIIALENPLKDDIEDRVNKIKNSGIIPILFTEENKISAITTAKKARFIYKNEQVVSGIELDTLNSQELKDLLHKVRVFSRINPEIKSQIIALFNKDGYKISATGETLGDLPSLNLSNVGIAKGQPSLLVKKISDVYIKENYLDGFFKIKDYATKLSHNINRAFKGIYTLVLTQIITLFLSLMSEINQPLDISNILYTNIILSIPISLILLLKNGKNISGKEVVLRSILLSSIIFISTYILKDSSRYFISFLTISLGGIIFASFNSGISLRVSSIERKLMVISIILSIMFLGLIFMLKQIIITNNLMIISAIIIVSLIIFEILFKKWQNSLMR